In Nerophis lumbriciformis linkage group LG04, RoL_Nlum_v2.1, whole genome shotgun sequence, a single window of DNA contains:
- the wnt4b gene encoding wingless-type MMTV integration site family, member 4b produces MPTVSTVNLTAPLLLLLLWATHPTMATNWLSLARLPRSRPVSGAAPCARLRGLTPGQVGVCRARGEVMESVRKAAEMVIEECQHQFRNRRWNCSTTPRGINVFGRVMYQGTREAAFVHALSSAAVAVAVTRACTRGELERCGCDRKVRGVSPEGFQWSGCSDNLSYGVAFSQTFVDEPERAKGLSAGRPLMNLHNNEAGRKAILHNMQVECKCHGVSGSCELRTCWKVMPPFRRVGIVLKERFDGATEVRLTRIGSRTALLPRDSQVKPPAARDLVYLAPSPDFCHLDPDNGIPGTAGRRCNGTSRLAPDGCELVCCGPGYRAGRAEVVQRCSCKFSWCCSVRCQQCKNTVTIHTCRV; encoded by the exons ATCCCTGGCGAGGCTGCCTCGCTCCAGGCCTGTGTCCGGTGCCGCCCCGTGCGCACGACTGAGGGGGCTAACCCCGGGGCAGGTCGGGGTGTGCAGGGCACGGGGGGAGGTCATGGAGTCTGTACGCAAGGCTGCCGAGATGGTCATAGAGGAG TGTCAACACCAGTTCCGGAATCGCCGCTGGAACTGTTCCACCACCCCCCGTGGAATCAATGTATTCGGCAGAGTCATGTACCAAG gcACTCGCGAGGCAGCCTTTGTGCATGCTTTGTCCTCGGCGGCCGTGGCAGTGGCGGTGACCCGAGCATGCACACGCGGAGAGCTGGAGAGGTGTGGCTGTGACAGGAAGGTCAGGGGGGTCAGCCCCGAGG GTTTCCAGTGGTCCGGCTGCAGTGACAACTTGTCCTATGGCGTCGCCTTCTCCCAGACTTTTGTGGATGAACCGGAACGAGCTAAGGGCCTGTCGGCCGGACGACCACTGATGAATCTCCACAACAACGAGGCTGGTCGGAAG GCCATACTTCACAACATGCAGGTGGAGTGTAAGTGTCACGGCGTCTCCGGCTCCTGTGAGTTGAGGACCTGCTGGAAAGTCATGCCGCCATTCCGGCGGGTTGGCATCGTGCTCAAGGAGCGCTTCGACGGAGCCACGGAG GTCCGCCTGACTCGTATCGGATCTAGGACCGCCTTGCTGCCTCGTGACTCGCAGGTTAAACCCCCTGCTGCCAGAGACCTTGTCTACCTTGCACCATCCCCAGACTTCTGTCACCTGGACCCTGACAACGGTATCCCCGGCACAGCAGGCAGAAGATGCAATG GAACTTCCCGGCTAGCCCCGGACGGATGCGAGTTGGTTTGCTGCGGTCCAGGTTACAGAGCTGGCCGAGCCGAGGTGGTGCAGCGGTGCTCATGCAAGTTCTCCTGGTGCTGCTCGGTCCGCTGCCAGCAGTGCAAGAACACGGTCACTATTCACACATGCAGAGTTTAA